In one window of Candidatus Avedoeria danica DNA:
- a CDS encoding FHA domain-containing protein yields the protein MIVLRDGAAERTWPLAGREVIVIGRDAECAICLPDRSVSRQHAAVRRSGRGYVLVDNGSKNGTWLNGQPVTGEPRPLKDGDDISISARYKLWYVDADATAPLAFSGRGIRIDPETMHVFVNGQVLAPPLSAQQFGLIKVLLDADGGPVPRESIVGAVWPETERDGVSDDSIDALVKRCRQRLAEHDARHSYVVTIRGYGFRLDQP from the coding sequence ATGATCGTGCTCCGCGATGGCGCTGCCGAGCGCACCTGGCCGCTGGCCGGGCGCGAGGTCATCGTCATCGGCCGGGACGCCGAGTGTGCGATCTGCTTGCCGGATCGCTCGGTGTCGCGTCAGCACGCCGCCGTGCGCCGCAGCGGCCGCGGCTACGTCCTCGTGGACAACGGCAGCAAGAACGGGACATGGCTGAACGGCCAGCCCGTGACCGGCGAACCGCGACCGCTGAAGGACGGTGACGACATCTCGATCTCGGCCCGCTACAAGCTGTGGTACGTGGATGCCGACGCCACCGCGCCGCTCGCTTTCTCCGGTCGCGGCATCCGGATCGACCCCGAGACGATGCACGTCTTCGTGAACGGCCAGGTGCTGGCGCCGCCGCTCTCGGCACAGCAGTTCGGGCTGATCAAGGTCCTCCTCGACGCCGACGGCGGGCCGGTGCCGCGCGAGTCGATCGTCGGCGCCGTCTGGCCCGAGACCGAGCGGGACGGCGTGAGCGACGATTCGATCGACGCTCTCGTCAAGCGCTGCCGGCAGCGCCTGGCCGAGCACGACGCCCGGCACAGCTATGTGGTGACCATCCGGGGCTACGGCTTCCGGCTGGACCAGCCCTAG
- a CDS encoding glycosyltransferase, with protein MRWVLIGPVWPYRGGIAQHTALLARALAGAGHEVTTLTFRSLYPAWLFPGRTVIDPSEQPVRVPAERIIAPLWPIGWPAVARRVRAARPDAVLLVWWVPFFAPFVVGFSALLGRRGRRPPIVLICHNVLPHDAPGRLARWLTALALRRGDRWLVHATPLVAVLEGIVGERARMPGAVARAALPLHHLAGDGADGAMPGDAALDATAPGDAAPDEVRPLPIGPAPTLLFFGLVRPYKGLDVLIDALAIAREAVPGVRLVVAGEFWQRADAFRAQADRLGLGDAVTLRDGYVQNEEVAPLFASADAVVLPYRAATSSGVLTLAIEHGVPMIVTDVGGLPEVVVDGDAGLVVPPGDARALAAAVVRLCEEPGLAARLRAGSVAARGRIGWAAYVAALVGLVGDAGVGDGAAGVGEAAAVDRAPAPGTAR; from the coding sequence ATGCGCTGGGTCCTGATCGGACCGGTGTGGCCGTATCGTGGCGGGATCGCCCAGCACACCGCCCTGCTGGCGCGGGCGCTCGCCGGTGCCGGCCACGAGGTCACGACGCTGACCTTTCGCAGCCTCTACCCCGCTTGGCTCTTCCCGGGCCGGACCGTCATCGACCCGTCCGAACAGCCGGTGCGCGTTCCGGCCGAACGGATCATCGCGCCGCTCTGGCCGATCGGCTGGCCCGCCGTCGCCCGCCGCGTGCGCGCCGCACGGCCGGATGCCGTTCTCCTCGTCTGGTGGGTGCCGTTCTTCGCCCCGTTCGTCGTCGGCTTCAGCGCCCTCCTCGGCCGGCGCGGCCGGCGCCCGCCGATCGTGCTGATCTGCCACAATGTCCTGCCGCACGACGCGCCCGGCCGGTTGGCCCGTTGGCTGACCGCGCTCGCGCTCCGCCGCGGCGACCGCTGGCTCGTCCACGCGACGCCGCTCGTCGCCGTCCTGGAGGGCATCGTCGGCGAGCGGGCGCGGATGCCGGGCGCCGTGGCGCGCGCCGCGCTGCCGCTCCACCACCTGGCGGGCGACGGCGCGGACGGCGCCATGCCCGGCGATGCCGCGCTCGACGCCACCGCGCCAGGCGATGCCGCCCCCGATGAAGTTCGACCGCTGCCGATCGGGCCGGCGCCGACGCTCCTCTTCTTCGGCCTCGTCCGCCCGTACAAGGGCTTGGATGTCCTCATCGACGCGCTCGCCATCGCCCGCGAGGCCGTGCCGGGCGTGCGGCTCGTCGTCGCCGGCGAGTTCTGGCAGAGGGCCGATGCGTTCCGCGCACAGGCCGATCGGCTCGGACTCGGCGACGCGGTGACGCTCCGCGACGGCTACGTGCAGAACGAGGAAGTGGCCCCGTTGTTCGCGTCCGCCGACGCCGTCGTCCTGCCCTACCGCGCCGCCACCTCGAGCGGCGTCCTGACGTTGGCGATCGAGCACGGCGTCCCGATGATCGTGACGGATGTCGGCGGGCTGCCCGAGGTCGTCGTCGACGGCGACGCCGGGCTCGTCGTGCCGCCGGGGGATGCCCGGGCGCTGGCCGCGGCCGTGGTGCGGCTGTGCGAGGAGCCAGGGCTGGCGGCGCGGCTGCGCGCGGGGTCCGTCGCGGCGCGGGGCCGGATCGGCTGGGCGGCGTACGTGGCGGCGCTCGTCGGCTTGGTCGGCGACGCGGGCGTTGGCGACGGGGCCGCGGGCGTCGGCGAGGCCGCTGCCGTCGATCGCGCGCCGGCGCCCGGGACGGCGCGATGA
- a CDS encoding S8 family serine peptidase produces MSHRHAAVLLTAGAALLVVLTGSTTTRGAAPSTADHPTSLPAPWSADGGGLPGVLGPGDAASAPAGLGLVPRSRGAGSPGVAAGGRAAEPLQSDQVDDPGYIPNRLVVGFRPEATDEYKRKLHEKYGGQVIDQINNLNIQVLRVTDTDLLTQVRAYQSEVQVAFAEPDYLAHILGSPDAVAPRADTAAGQAGGRNPLARLGLQITPNDPMVGSQWHHTKIESAAAWDRQRGAGITIAIVDTGTNCSHPDLAGKCVAGYDYVNRDNNPADDQGHGTHVAGIAAMQTNNGVGGAGVGWDSRIMPVKVLDRTGNGGHSAIASGITFAADNGAQVINMSLGGAFTSSALRNAVDYAIQRGVVVLAAAGNENTSNPSYPAAYNGVIGISATSQSDQRASFSNYGNAIDVAAPGVAILSTVMTGGYQPWSGTSMACPVAAGLAALLVAQNPSRTPAQVEQILEQSADDLGDAGWDPYFGWGRINARKALNLAPGTTTPGTPEGGGTSTAPPPIQATATPSGNFVLQVEELINLKRASAGLNPLASSQQLRNASTRHSNDMASGNFCGHDGTDGSTAQSRMLDAGYGQPYGEIVACGLVSPAAAVEAWWNSPAHKAIMLCTTCTELGAGYRNIGTYGHFWTVDFGRRSVSGATPTLASTVPPPVTGTAAPSATPPLPTPTLHAPPGGVNVEIAPRNNKAGWVVSNVPNQNFFTDEEDTFTGTYANRTYHGAAQFELGVIPAGATINSARLEMIGRDASFLGVGGTWTVNLLRTDIDGGFAGQGYTGIHNAAIDVTLMPLLGRDLLGESQKNAFNMDDGALNVLRARHLGSRALSIRMDGPPPGGNVTNLFTWDTGYGQTTRYAGVRLFVNYSTAGSGPPPSATPSPTEPPAPNTATPTVGASPTPTTTLVPPTATFTAPPPPPTVTPSPTLVLPPTREPDGNEIDILPACLDVGYVRSYEAFNHFCDDDMFTGYYQGRIYFGGVQFDLSAVPAGRAVRSARLLMNGLSTRYLSDAGNGVWEANLLEAAVDGGWRGVSYESLRSARISSKLQPQLHQYDLGVGIQNVFTFDATQLRELEFRKEATGKVSFRMDGPQVGVSNVMDWDTGFGAGQRNPPILRVTLGPPGSGEPVPTKSTDDLAKINEIVAEINRVRVASGRGTVAVSSELQSAAGTHNTDMIRNSFFSHTGSDGSSPAQRVARTGFPATAVGELLAAANGTPAVVVQAWLDQGQRDTVLDPTYTQIGAHYQFVRAVGYQHYWTVVLAARAR; encoded by the coding sequence ATGAGCCATCGACACGCGGCGGTGTTGCTGACAGCGGGAGCCGCCCTGCTGGTTGTCCTGACCGGCTCGACCACGACGCGCGGGGCGGCGCCAAGCACCGCCGACCACCCGACTTCCCTTCCGGCCCCGTGGTCGGCCGACGGCGGCGGCTTGCCGGGGGTGCTCGGTCCAGGCGACGCCGCGTCGGCACCCGCCGGCCTCGGCCTCGTGCCGCGATCGCGCGGCGCCGGTTCGCCGGGCGTGGCGGCCGGTGGGCGGGCCGCCGAGCCGCTGCAATCGGACCAGGTCGACGACCCGGGCTACATTCCGAACCGCCTCGTCGTCGGTTTTCGTCCGGAGGCGACCGACGAGTACAAGCGCAAGCTACACGAAAAGTACGGCGGTCAGGTCATCGACCAGATCAACAACCTGAACATCCAGGTCCTGCGGGTCACGGACACGGACCTGCTCACCCAGGTGCGGGCCTATCAGTCCGAAGTGCAGGTGGCCTTTGCCGAGCCGGACTACTTGGCCCACATCCTCGGCAGCCCCGACGCGGTGGCGCCCCGTGCGGACACCGCCGCCGGGCAGGCCGGCGGACGGAACCCACTGGCCCGACTCGGCCTCCAGATCACACCGAACGACCCGATGGTCGGCTCGCAGTGGCACCACACCAAGATCGAGTCGGCGGCCGCGTGGGACCGCCAGCGCGGCGCTGGGATCACGATCGCCATCGTCGACACGGGCACGAACTGCAGCCATCCGGATCTGGCCGGCAAGTGCGTCGCGGGCTATGATTATGTCAACCGAGACAACAACCCGGCCGATGACCAGGGCCACGGCACCCATGTCGCCGGCATCGCGGCGATGCAGACGAACAACGGGGTCGGCGGCGCCGGCGTCGGTTGGGACAGCCGGATCATGCCGGTCAAGGTGCTTGACCGAACGGGCAACGGCGGTCATTCCGCGATCGCCAGCGGGATCACGTTCGCGGCCGACAACGGCGCGCAGGTGATCAATATGAGCCTGGGCGGCGCGTTCACATCCTCGGCGCTCCGGAATGCGGTCGACTATGCGATCCAGCGCGGCGTCGTCGTCTTGGCGGCGGCCGGCAACGAGAATACGTCGAACCCGAGCTATCCGGCGGCTTACAACGGCGTGATCGGGATCTCGGCCACCTCGCAGTCGGATCAGCGGGCCAGCTTCTCGAACTACGGCAACGCGATCGACGTCGCCGCGCCCGGCGTCGCGATCCTCTCGACGGTCATGACGGGCGGCTACCAGCCATGGAGCGGCACGAGCATGGCCTGTCCCGTCGCGGCCGGGCTCGCAGCGCTCCTCGTGGCCCAGAACCCGAGCCGTACGCCGGCCCAGGTCGAACAGATCCTCGAGCAATCGGCCGACGACCTCGGGGATGCCGGCTGGGATCCGTATTTCGGCTGGGGCCGGATCAACGCCCGCAAGGCCCTGAACCTTGCGCCCGGCACCACGACGCCCGGCACGCCCGAGGGCGGCGGCACGAGCACCGCCCCGCCGCCGATCCAGGCCACGGCAACGCCCTCCGGCAACTTCGTTCTCCAGGTCGAAGAGCTGATCAACCTGAAGCGCGCCAGCGCCGGCCTCAACCCGCTGGCCTCGAGCCAACAGCTGCGCAACGCCTCGACCCGCCACTCGAACGACATGGCGTCCGGCAACTTCTGCGGCCACGACGGCACGGATGGCAGCACCGCCCAGTCGCGGATGTTGGACGCGGGCTACGGCCAGCCGTACGGTGAGATCGTGGCCTGCGGCCTCGTGTCGCCGGCGGCGGCCGTCGAAGCATGGTGGAACAGCCCCGCGCACAAGGCGATCATGTTGTGCACGACGTGCACCGAACTCGGCGCCGGGTACCGCAACATCGGCACGTACGGCCATTTCTGGACGGTCGACTTCGGCCGCCGGTCCGTGTCGGGCGCCACGCCGACGCTGGCGAGCACGGTGCCGCCGCCGGTGACCGGCACCGCTGCGCCGTCCGCAACGCCGCCGCTGCCCACGCCGACGCTCCACGCGCCGCCGGGTGGCGTGAACGTCGAGATCGCGCCGCGCAACAACAAGGCCGGCTGGGTCGTGAGCAACGTGCCCAACCAGAACTTCTTCACGGATGAGGAGGACACGTTCACCGGAACGTACGCCAACCGGACCTATCACGGCGCGGCCCAGTTCGAGCTCGGCGTGATCCCGGCCGGCGCGACGATCAACAGCGCCCGGCTGGAGATGATCGGCCGGGACGCCTCGTTCCTCGGGGTCGGCGGCACATGGACGGTGAACCTGCTGCGGACGGACATCGACGGCGGCTTCGCCGGCCAGGGCTACACCGGGATTCACAATGCGGCCATCGACGTCACGCTGATGCCGCTCCTCGGGCGCGACCTCTTGGGCGAATCGCAGAAGAACGCGTTCAACATGGACGATGGCGCGCTGAACGTGCTCCGCGCGCGGCATCTCGGCTCGCGCGCCCTTTCGATCCGGATGGACGGGCCGCCCCCCGGCGGCAACGTCACGAACCTCTTCACGTGGGACACCGGCTACGGCCAGACGACGCGCTACGCCGGCGTGCGGCTGTTCGTGAACTACAGCACGGCCGGTAGCGGTCCCCCGCCGTCCGCCACGCCGTCGCCGACCGAGCCGCCGGCACCGAACACGGCCACGCCGACCGTCGGCGCATCCCCGACCCCGACCACGACGCTTGTCCCGCCGACAGCGACGTTCACCGCACCGCCGCCGCCGCCGACCGTCACACCGTCGCCGACGCTCGTCCTGCCGCCGACGCGCGAGCCGGACGGCAACGAGATCGACATCCTGCCGGCATGCCTCGACGTCGGCTATGTCCGATCGTACGAGGCGTTCAACCACTTCTGCGACGACGACATGTTCACCGGCTATTATCAGGGCCGGATCTACTTCGGCGGCGTTCAGTTCGACCTCTCGGCCGTGCCGGCCGGTCGGGCGGTGCGCAGCGCGCGGCTCCTGATGAATGGCCTGTCGACCCGCTACCTGTCCGATGCGGGCAATGGCGTCTGGGAGGCGAACCTGCTCGAGGCCGCCGTCGACGGCGGCTGGCGCGGCGTGTCGTACGAGTCGCTGCGCAGCGCCAGGATCTCGTCCAAACTCCAGCCGCAACTGCACCAGTACGACCTTGGCGTCGGCATCCAGAACGTCTTCACATTCGACGCGACGCAGCTGCGCGAGCTCGAGTTCCGCAAGGAAGCCACCGGCAAGGTCAGCTTCCGGATGGACGGCCCGCAGGTCGGCGTGAGCAACGTCATGGACTGGGACACCGGCTTCGGCGCCGGGCAGCGGAACCCGCCGATTCTGCGGGTCACGCTCGGCCCGCCCGGCAGCGGCGAGCCGGTGCCGACGAAGTCAACGGACGACTTGGCGAAGATCAACGAGATCGTGGCCGAGATCAACCGGGTGCGCGTGGCCAGCGGCCGCGGCACGGTGGCGGTGTCCAGCGAGCTGCAGTCCGCGGCCGGCACGCACAACACGGACATGATCCGCAACAGCTTCTTCAGCCACACCGGCAGCGACGGCTCGTCGCCCGCCCAGCGCGTCGCACGCACCGGCTTCCCCGCCACGGCAGTCGGCGAGCTGCTGGCCGCCGCCAACGGCACGCCGGCGGTCGTCGTGCAGGCCTGGCTGGATCAGGGGCAGCGGGACACCGTCCTCGACCCGACGTACACCCAGATCGGCGCCCACTACCAGTTTGTCCGCGCCGTCGGCTACCAGCATTACTGGACGGTGGTGCTCGCCGCACGGGCCCGTTGA
- a CDS encoding serine/threonine protein kinase: MRNLEPDIVLRDRYRLVELVGQGGAGAVWRADDLRLAGRVTAVKAILPDVGSAADRADRQAQFHREASMLARLDHPALPKVSDYFEDDGTDFLVMDYVDGPDLRQVVDAALAAGELLDVERVLGWADQLLDAVAYLHAQSPPVLHRDIKPANIKLVAGERIKLVDFGLVKAMDPADPRTLTVARGVGSLPYTPLEQYAGDTGHTDVRADLYAVGATLYHLMTGRPPDTAQDRFLLPNALTRPRRLNPDVPSRVESAILTAMALHPERRPPTAEALRALLVGDAPVLGSVELGTAGLAWRQAIWDNAGLIALVALLVLLTVVATWQATAASAPAAAPTASAGSTATAPIATPTGPAAAAPAGS; encoded by the coding sequence ATGCGCAACCTCGAGCCCGACATCGTGCTTCGCGACCGCTACCGCTTGGTCGAGCTCGTCGGTCAAGGCGGTGCCGGCGCGGTCTGGCGTGCGGACGACCTGCGTTTGGCCGGCCGCGTCACCGCCGTCAAGGCGATCCTGCCGGACGTCGGCTCGGCGGCCGACCGGGCCGATCGCCAGGCACAGTTCCACCGCGAGGCCAGCATGTTGGCGCGCCTCGACCATCCGGCCCTGCCCAAGGTCTCGGACTATTTCGAGGACGACGGGACGGACTTCCTGGTCATGGACTACGTCGACGGGCCCGACCTTCGCCAGGTCGTCGATGCCGCGCTGGCGGCGGGCGAGCTCCTCGACGTCGAGCGTGTGCTCGGCTGGGCCGATCAGCTCCTCGACGCCGTCGCCTACCTGCACGCCCAGTCGCCGCCCGTGCTGCACCGCGACATCAAGCCGGCGAACATCAAGCTCGTGGCGGGCGAACGGATCAAGCTCGTCGACTTCGGCCTCGTCAAGGCGATGGACCCGGCCGACCCCCGGACGCTCACCGTGGCGCGCGGCGTCGGATCGCTGCCCTACACGCCGCTCGAGCAGTATGCCGGCGACACCGGCCACACGGACGTCCGGGCCGACCTCTACGCCGTCGGCGCGACGCTGTACCACCTCATGACCGGCCGGCCGCCGGACACCGCCCAGGACCGCTTCCTGCTGCCCAATGCGCTCACCCGCCCGCGCCGGCTCAACCCCGACGTGCCGTCGCGCGTCGAGTCCGCCATCCTGACGGCGATGGCGCTCCACCCCGAGCGCCGGCCGCCGACGGCCGAGGCGCTGCGCGCGCTCCTCGTCGGCGACGCGCCGGTCCTCGGCAGCGTCGAGCTCGGTACGGCGGGGCTGGCGTGGCGGCAGGCGATCTGGGACAACGCCGGCCTGATCGCGCTCGTCGCGCTGCTCGTGTTGCTCACCGTCGTCGCGACCTGGCAGGCGACCGCCGCGAGCGCGCCGGCCGCGGCGCCGACGGCAAGCGCTGGATCCACCGCCACCGCACCGATCGCCACGCCGACGGGGCCAGCGGCAGCAGCGCCAGCAGGAAGCTGA
- a CDS encoding glycosyltransferase has translation MKASVIIPNLDSPVVDRAVASVFAQAGARAHEVIVVGRDGPGRLAGEPRVRFLYTERPEWPAGARNRGIQAASGDVYVFLDADCVAEPGWLAAHLARHAAGETVVGGAVLYDPRPYWQLADNLSMFHNVDAHLPAGPRPFLPTLNLSVRATAVDDVGAMDPGLRCGEDIDWTIRLAAAGHRPFLDPAAWIFHRPTRTTAADMWRHWYMSGRWMVGVRQRHPTAFDGVTWIYRPLALYALAPAIAAVATARLYGAGRPGRRYPLTWPAVYATKLAWCLGAADPAL, from the coding sequence ATGAAGGCCTCGGTCATCATCCCGAACCTGGACTCGCCCGTCGTCGACCGCGCCGTGGCGAGCGTGTTCGCCCAGGCGGGCGCGCGGGCGCACGAGGTCATCGTCGTCGGCCGCGACGGTCCGGGGCGCCTGGCGGGCGAACCGCGGGTGCGATTCTTGTACACCGAGCGGCCGGAATGGCCGGCCGGGGCGCGGAACCGCGGCATCCAGGCGGCGAGCGGGGACGTCTACGTCTTCCTCGATGCGGACTGCGTCGCCGAACCCGGCTGGCTGGCCGCCCACCTCGCCCGGCACGCCGCCGGCGAGACCGTCGTGGGCGGCGCCGTCCTCTACGATCCGCGGCCGTACTGGCAACTGGCGGACAACCTGTCCATGTTCCACAACGTGGACGCGCACCTGCCCGCCGGCCCGCGCCCCTTCCTGCCGACGCTGAACCTGAGCGTGCGGGCCACGGCGGTCGACGACGTCGGTGCGATGGACCCCGGTTTGCGCTGCGGCGAGGACATCGACTGGACGATCCGGCTGGCGGCGGCCGGCCATCGACCGTTCCTCGACCCCGCGGCGTGGATCTTCCACCGGCCGACGCGGACGACGGCCGCCGACATGTGGCGCCACTGGTACATGAGCGGGCGGTGGATGGTCGGCGTGCGACAGCGCCATCCGACGGCCTTCGACGGTGTGACGTGGATCTACCGACCGCTCGCGCTGTACGCGCTGGCACCCGCCATCGCGGCGGTGGCGACGGCGCGGCTGTACGGTGCGGGTCGCCCGGGGCGGCGCTACCCGCTGACGTGGCCGGCGGTGTACGCCACCAAGCTGGCATGGTGCCTCGGTGCGGCCGATCCGGCG